From Kryptolebias marmoratus isolate JLee-2015 linkage group LG15, ASM164957v2, whole genome shotgun sequence, a single genomic window includes:
- the LOC108243982 gene encoding uncharacterized protein LOC108243982, with protein sequence MKQLGKSITWIHWYKQSAGGTLNLIFMHQKSINPSFEPGFPASRFSASSDEKMSNLTILRTVERDEGIYHCAHMDWTKSTWYGTYLSIKGNSKRTSNYTVVQRSTESDPARPADSETLQCSVLSDSEDETCSEDLRVFWFRARSDNSLPDIIYSDGNRPGNCSKKSGTQRRCSYEFSKNIGSSDDGTFYCAVATCGQILFGQGTKFERDKASHQSHWSQMIIIICFAISVIINVVFICHHIQKSSCKQPKESSSSQARQNNFSQQENFTEYEQDLSYAALHFSGGKPQRGTKKRELKTEESLYSHVKE encoded by the exons ATGAAGCAGCTTGGAAAG AGCATCACGTGGATTCACTGGTACAAGCAGAGTGCAGGAGGCACTCTGAACCTCATTTTTATGCATCAAAAAAGCATAAACCCCAGCTTCGAACCAGGATTTCCTGCTTCAAGATTTAGTGCTTCAAGTGATGAAAAAATGAGCAATCTAACAATTCTGAGGACAGTTGAACGGGATGAAGGAATATATCACTGTGCTCATATGGACTGGACTAAATCTACATGGTATGGGACTTATTTGTCAATAAAAG gaAACTCCAAGAGGACATCAAACTACACTGTTGTTCAGCGGTCAACAGAATCAGATCCAGCCCGTCCAGCAGACTCAGAGACGCTGCAGTGTTCAGTTCTCTCTGATTCTGAGGACGAGACGTGTTCAGAGGATCTCAGAGTGTTCTGGTTCAGAGCCAGATCAGACAACTCCTTACCAGATATCATCTACTCTGACGGAAACAGACCTGGTAATTGTAGCAAGAAATCTGGCACTCAGCGGAGATGCAGTTATGAGTTCTCCAAGAACATCGGCTCCTCTGATGATGGGACCTTTTACTGTGCCGTGGCCACATGTGGACAGATATTATTTGGACAAGGAACCAAATTTGAAAGGG ATAAAGCATCACATCAGTCTCATTGGTCACAGATGATCATAATTATCTGCTTTGCCATTTCTGTGatcataaatgttgtttttatctgtcaCCACATTCAAAAATCATCATGTAAACAACCTAAAG AAAGCTCCAGTTCACAAGCAAGACAAAACAACTTTAGCCAACAAGAAAATTTC ACTGAATATGAACAAGATCTCAGTTATGCTGCTTTGCATTTCTCTGGAGGGAAACCACAAAGAGGAACAAAGAAGAGAGAGTTGAAGACAGAAGAAAGTCTGTATTCACACGTTAAAGAATGA